The following proteins are encoded in a genomic region of Musa acuminata AAA Group cultivar baxijiao chromosome BXJ2-11, Cavendish_Baxijiao_AAA, whole genome shotgun sequence:
- the LOC135627581 gene encoding GATA transcription factor 4-like — MAYDLVGFSSTPTSSSSSSPKPLVERDFLSRVEERNYGMSGLDVSLSLSPPLMVIGKRCSACGETKTPLWRNGPDGPKSLCNACGIRYRKEAKKINTNLTLAPPDHVVQLSAKGNRAR; from the exons ATGGCATACGACCTGGTGGGTTTCTCTTCCACCCCCAcctcgtcgtcgtcctcctccccaAAGCCTTTGGTGGAGAGGGACTTCCTGAGTCGTGTGGAGGAGCGGAACTATGGCATGTCCGGTTTGGACGTCAGTCTCTCCCTCAGTCCTCCTCTCATGGTCATCGGCAAGAGGTGCTCGGCTTGTGGAGAGACCAAAACTCCACTGTGGCGAAATGGCCCCGACGGGCCTAAG AGCTTGTGCAATGCTTGCGGCATACGGTATCGGAAGGAAGCCAAGAAGATTAACACCAACCTGACTCTGGCTCCGCCAGATCATGTAGTGCAGTTGAGTGCTAAAGGCAACCGAgcaagatga